The sequence ACAAATCCGAAAAAGACGGCAAGCGGCATCGCGATATTTCCGATCACTACAATTCCCGTAATGATAACAGCCAGATTTTTCCAGTACTGATTGTATTTCGGGTTATTCAGTCCGAGCGACTGAAACATGCTCCAGATTCCGTGGTACATGTGGAGCCCGAGCGCCAGCATCGAGACAACGTAGAAGGCAGTAACGTACCACAATGTGAAACTCGATATCACGTTGTGAAATACGTCTCCATGTCTGAAATCAGGGTTCACAGTGCCGAATGTGAAATCCAGCAAGTGATAAATGATGAAGAGGAGCAGGATGGGACCGCTCCAGCGCATCGTCCTTGAAGCATAGTCGGAAGCGACCGGCTCCCACCTTTCGTAGCTTTGCGACCGGCTCTGCCAGCTCATCCGCGACAGTTGATACGCCGCAACGATGTGCAAAATGACTGCGCCGAGCAATACAGCGCGCGCAAAATAAAGCAGCGCAGGATATTGCCGGATCAGGGCTGCATAAGCATTCAATTTTTCCGCGCCCTGGAAGACCTGCAGATTACCGACCATGTGCCCGATCACGAAGGCGATGCCTATCATGCCGGTGACCGCCATGATTGCCTTTTTGCCGATCGAGGAATGATAAATAGCCAGCGCGCGATTCATCTGAGTGTACCTTTATTTACCGCCAAGGCGCCAAGTCGCCAAGGAAGAAGATGAATTTATATCACAAGTTAAAGATAAGACGATGCAACGAAAACGGGTGTGAAGCGGGTGAGAAAGTTAGTTTTCCAGCAGTTTTTTACGGACATCGTCCGGGACCGGCATCGCTTTTTCTTTGCCGTAATCGTAGGTTACCTGAATCGTTTTTCCCTTTGCTATCAATTGCCGGGTAACACTGTTGTGAATTTCGTAGTCCCACACGAAGCTTGAATTTCCAATCGAAGAAGTCCAGATACTCACTTCGAGCTCATCGCCAAAACGCGCAGCAACTTTATAATCGCACTCCGCATGAGCAACAATGAATCCAAGCTCGCCAAGCTCACGAACTCCAAATAGTTTGATCCAGTATTCGGTTCGCGCGCTTTCCATGTAAGTGAAATAGACAGCGTTGTTGACATGTCCGAGCGCATCGATATCGCGGAAACGCACCGGGAATCGGATTGTGAAACGGGCGCTCATTCCAGATTCATTGCTTTGCGCAACTGGTTCATCATCTGGGACCTGCGGTCATACAAACGTTTGAGAGTGCGTGGTTGTTTTTTGGCAAGAGAATACGCGGTTAGTAGTGGCAGCGCGATTGTCGTATCCGTGTAGCAAACCACCGTGTTGGGCAATTTATCAGGATCGACTTTTCCCCAGGAGACGGCTTCACCGGGTGTTGCGCCGGATAGACCGCCCGTATCAGGACGCGCGTCGGTGAACTGCAGATAATAATCGTGCCCTTTTTCCTGGATACCCAGAACCTCTTGAAGCTGAGGTTCCGTTTGCAACACAAAATTTTTAGGAGAACCGCCGCCCAGCATCAATACGCCGCTCTGACCTCCATGCATTTTTGCATTCAAAACAATGGAAGTCGTTTCATTCACATCTTGATTCGGATCCATCACCAATTTATTCCCTTTCAACGCCACACCGGCTATGTTCATTCCGATCGAGCTATCGCCAGGAGAGGACGTGTACACCGGTATTCCGCATTGATAAGCAGTAGAGAGAACCGATTTATGCTGATTCAACTTTTTTTCGCGTTCGGTTAAATACTTGCCGACAAGATAATGAAACTCAGCGGTACCCATCGAGCGCTGAAACTCTTCACCGCTGACCAATTTTACGTAGAACTGATCGGTGGAAAGGAGGACATCATATTCAAAAAGGATGTCATAGATGCGAACGATTCCCTCCTGTCGTAATTTCACATCGTCCACAAAAGGTGTGCCTTGATGCATGTTTAAGCCGAGCGCAAAGTGTGTATCGTGATAGAGATTGGCCCCGGTGCTTACCATCCAATCAATGAAACCCGCTTCCATCAACGGGATCAGACAGGACATGCCCAGACCGGCAGGCGTCAAAGCTCCGGTAAGACTCACACCGACCGTCACATCGTCCTGCAGCATTCTTTCGGAGAATAGCTGGCATCCCTCTCGTAAACGGCCAGCGTTGTAAGACAAAAATGCCTGATCGATTAATTCCGTAACAGAAACATTGGAATCGATTTTCTTTGGCGCGATTTTCTTACCGGGTATTTTTGTCATCAGTTCTTGCATCCGCAACTGCCAGGACTGCAACAGCAGCCACCCGATTTGTAAAGTGGAAGGGATGGATAATTCTCTTTGGAGGACGTTCCCATCCCGAATCGCGAATACTGTTTCTCCAAACGTTGACCGTTGCAAACCGGACAGAGAATGGACTCTTCCTTCTGAACTATTTTTTCAAAAGTCTCCTGACAATCGGCACACACATATTCGAAAATGGGCATTTTTGAATCACCTCTCCAATTGGTTTGCACATGAATTATAAGACATCAACGCAATGGCGCAAAGACGCAAAAAAGATGTCCTTTGGAGAGTACATTGTTCGCCGTATCAAAATAGTAATCTATTTAGAATAAATGACTTAAGTAATTGGCACAACCTTTGCTCACACAACCATCGTCAGGAGGTTCACGATGTTACGGAAATTAAGTGTTTTGCTTTTGGGAGTAATGCTTCTGGGATTTGGAGGCTTAGCCTCAGCAAGCTCCGGATTCTCCCTTTCTCTTGGAACTGACGACTTTTATATGTCAGTTGGAAACTACGATTACTTACCCTATACCCTTCCCTATTCATACAGGACACCACGCATCAGTTTTCATAACGTGATGAGTGATTACGGGGCCTGGGTAACGGTTGCTCCGTTTGGTCAGGTCTGGAGACCTTATGTCCACCATGGTTGGCGTCCTTTTACACAGGGACACTGGAACTACACCAGCTACGGTCCGACATGGACCGGCTATGAACCGTGGGCATGGGTCGGTTATCACTACGGCAACTGGATCTGGAGCTCACGTTTTGGTTGGGTCTGGATTCCCGGCTATGACTGGCATCCAGGTCGAGTAATTTGGAGCCATGGCTACGACAACATCGGCTGGATGCCGGCGCCGCCTCATGGATACGATTACTCGCGTGGATATCTCGATTACCGTGGATCGCACAATCAATTCGACTACTACGATAACGACTTCGATGACTACTATGACGATGATTACTACGATGACGATTACTACGGTGATCCTTACAACTCAGGTTATGGTGACCTGTTTTATGGGTCCGGTTACAGAAACATTGTTGTAAACCTGTGGATCTTCATTGACACGCGTCATTATGGTTACAGCAACTATTCCGATTGCTATCTGGATTCCGATTACACAAGAGCGCTCTTTGACCGCAGGCGCGTACGGATTTCTTCGCGACCGCTGCAAAGAACAACTCTGGAACGGATTGTGAAACGGAGGATCAACGAAACTCCTGTTCAGGTTCGCGAAATTGAAACGAACAACCGCAGGGTGAAAGTGGTGGTCCCGTCCGGTGAAGAAGAAAACATCCGCCGAAATGCGAATCGTGTTGTAAAGAATGTGATTGCTCCTGCATTTGCGGAAAAGAAACGGAACTTTAAGGGACTCCAGGCGGAGAATGCGCCGGTTGTAAACAAAGTCTTCAAACAGGAAAACAAGCAGCCGAAGATCAAGAAGCTGACCGAAGAGGAAGTGGTTCGTGACGCGATCAATCAGCAGAAGAACGTTGAACATCAGCGCAAGAATTTTGTTCGTGAAAAAACGGAAAAAGTGATCCGAACGAATCCGCCTGAAACTGAAAAGAAGCGCGAAACCAAAGTGGAGCATAAAGAAAAAGACGTTCCTTTTGGAATCGGTAGAAACAGGAACACGGAAGACCGGGATTCGCAGTTAAAGTCCGTGCCGGTCAAAAAGGAACGGGAATCCGATGCCGTATTGAAACAGCAAAAGAATCGCGAGATCGAATTCAAGATGAAACAGGACCGTCAGAAACGCGATGCCGAATTCGAAGCAAAGCAGAATCAACAAAAGGAGCGCAGGAAGTTTGAAGCAGCCCCTATTCCGCAGGAGAGGAAAAGGGGCTTTGAACGAATGAAGCCTGTAGAAAAGAAAAAGGATATGGATTTCGAGCGGCCCAATATTGATTCTGGAAAATCGAAGCAAAGGGATCGAGTGATTCAGGAACAGCCTGAACCGCTCCAACGGACCCGTCCGGAACCGGCGGTCGAAAAACATTACGGCAAAAAACAAGATCAGGAAAGTGAAAGAAAGAAAATCTCTCCCCGCGAAAATCAGGAAGAGGTAACCTCAAAGGAACAGAACGATGAGGAGAGAAA is a genomic window of bacterium containing:
- the speY gene encoding deoxyhypusine synthase, with protein sequence MTKIPGKKIAPKKIDSNVSVTELIDQAFLSYNAGRLREGCQLFSERMLQDDVTVGVSLTGALTPAGLGMSCLIPLMEAGFIDWMVSTGANLYHDTHFALGLNMHQGTPFVDDVKLRQEGIVRIYDILFEYDVLLSTDQFYVKLVSGEEFQRSMGTAEFHYLVGKYLTEREKKLNQHKSVLSTAYQCGIPVYTSSPGDSSIGMNIAGVALKGNKLVMDPNQDVNETTSIVLNAKMHGGQSGVLMLGGGSPKNFVLQTEPQLQEVLGIQEKGHDYYLQFTDARPDTGGLSGATPGEAVSWGKVDPDKLPNTVVCYTDTTIALPLLTAYSLAKKQPRTLKRLYDRRSQMMNQLRKAMNLE
- a CDS encoding succinate dehydrogenase cytochrome b subunit, which produces MNRALAIYHSSIGKKAIMAVTGMIGIAFVIGHMVGNLQVFQGAEKLNAYAALIRQYPALLYFARAVLLGAVILHIVAAYQLSRMSWQSRSQSYERWEPVASDYASRTMRWSGPILLLFIIYHLLDFTFGTVNPDFRHGDVFHNVISSFTLWYVTAFYVVSMLALGLHMYHGIWSMFQSLGLNNPKYNQYWKNLAVIITGIVVIGNIAMPLAVFFGFV
- a CDS encoding acyl-CoA thioesterase; the protein is MSARFTIRFPVRFRDIDALGHVNNAVYFTYMESARTEYWIKLFGVRELGELGFIVAHAECDYKVAARFGDELEVSIWTSSIGNSSFVWDYEIHNSVTRQLIAKGKTIQVTYDYGKEKAMPVPDDVRKKLLEN